A region of Pseudomonas putida DNA encodes the following proteins:
- a CDS encoding aspartate aminotransferase family protein, whose translation MNAPFAPKRQTRDYQAADAAHHIHAFLDQKALNAEGPRVMVGGERLHLWDSEGKRYLDGMSGLWCTQLGYGRKDLTAAAAAQMDQLAYYNMFFHTTHPAVIELSELLFSLLPGHYSHAIYTNSGSEANEVLIRTVRRYWQVVGQPTKKIMIGRWNGYHGSTLAATALGGMKFMHEMGGLIPDVAHIDEPYWYAQGGELTPAEFGRRCALQLEEKILELGAENVAGFVAEPFQGAGGMIFPPESYWPEIQRICRQYDVLLCADEVIGGFGRTGEWFAHEYFGFEPDTLSIAKGLTSGYVPMGGLVLSKRIAEALVERGGVFAHGLTYSGHPVAAAVAIANLKALRDEGIVRQVKDDTGPYLQRILREVFADHPLIGQVQGAGLVAALQFAEHKPTRKRFANENDLAWQCRTFGFEEGLIIRSTLGRMIMAPALVANRAELDELVHKTRIAVDRTARLAGRL comes from the coding sequence ATGAACGCGCCTTTTGCCCCCAAACGCCAGACCCGTGATTACCAGGCCGCCGACGCCGCGCACCACATCCATGCCTTCCTTGACCAGAAGGCGCTCAATGCCGAAGGCCCGCGGGTCATGGTCGGTGGCGAACGGCTGCACCTGTGGGACAGCGAAGGCAAGCGTTACCTGGACGGCATGTCGGGCCTGTGGTGCACCCAGCTGGGTTACGGCCGCAAGGACCTGACCGCTGCGGCTGCCGCGCAGATGGACCAGTTGGCCTACTACAACATGTTCTTCCACACCACCCACCCGGCGGTGATCGAACTGTCCGAGTTGCTGTTCAGTTTGCTACCTGGCCACTACAGCCACGCGATCTACACCAACTCCGGGTCCGAGGCCAACGAAGTGCTGATCCGCACCGTGCGCCGTTACTGGCAGGTAGTGGGTCAGCCGACCAAGAAGATCATGATCGGCCGCTGGAATGGCTACCACGGCTCGACCCTGGCGGCCACCGCCCTGGGCGGCATGAAGTTCATGCACGAGATGGGCGGGCTGATCCCGGACGTGGCGCACATCGACGAGCCGTACTGGTACGCCCAGGGTGGTGAGCTCACGCCGGCCGAGTTTGGCCGACGCTGCGCCCTGCAACTGGAGGAGAAGATTCTCGAACTGGGGGCGGAAAACGTCGCAGGGTTTGTCGCCGAACCCTTCCAGGGCGCCGGGGGCATGATCTTCCCACCGGAAAGCTACTGGCCCGAGATCCAGCGGATCTGCCGCCAGTACGACGTGCTGCTGTGTGCCGACGAAGTGATCGGTGGTTTTGGCCGCACCGGCGAGTGGTTTGCCCATGAGTATTTCGGTTTCGAGCCGGACACGCTGTCGATTGCCAAGGGCCTGACCAGCGGCTATGTGCCCATGGGCGGCCTGGTGCTGAGCAAGCGCATCGCCGAAGCGCTGGTGGAGCGTGGCGGGGTGTTCGCCCACGGCCTGACCTACTCAGGCCACCCGGTGGCGGCGGCGGTGGCCATCGCCAACCTCAAGGCGCTGCGCGATGAAGGCATTGTGCGCCAGGTGAAGGACGACACCGGGCCGTATCTGCAACGCATTCTGCGCGAAGTGTTCGCCGATCACCCGTTGATTGGCCAGGTGCAGGGGGCCGGCCTGGTGGCGGCGTTGCAGTTCGCTGAACATAAGCCGACCCGCAAGCGCTTTGCCAACGAGAACGACCTGGCCTGGCAATGCCGTACGTTCGGCTTCGAGGAAGGCCTGATCATTCGCTCGACCCTGGGCCGGATGATCATGGCGCCAGCGCTGGTCGCCAACCGCGCCGAGCTGGACGAGCTGGTCCACAAGACACGCATCGCCGTGGACCGCACTGCCCGGTTGGCAGGCAGGCTCTGA
- a CDS encoding APC family permease: protein MHTTTTTAQPAHALPQSTPSGRFRKSMGLSALVLFGLAYMVPLAVFTTYGLVTQMTKGHLPTAYLLTLAAMLLTAYSYGRMVQAHPYSGSVYTYTRKAFGTHIGFITGWTLLLDYIFLPLLSYLLIGIYMSEYFPAIHAWVWVAGSIALVTFLNLIGIESITRVNWILVVVQLVFIIVFVGLSISNLAGQSAPVSLLAPFHHEGFSVPLIMTGAAVLCLSFLGFDAVSTMAEETSNPTYRIPMAIMAVSLIGGLLFLVVSYCAQMVFPEWSTFADPDSASVDVMRRVGGELLVTAFTATYVAGCFASAMVSQASVSRVLFAMGRDGALPQVFGQLVTKKRVPAAAIMLVSLLSLIALFITLDTVANMISFGALFAFSAVNLAVVKHYLVDQKLRGTRNCLLYGVVPGLGFLSTLWLWSSLSSLSFTIGLCWMGAGFVCLLGLTRAFRVKLPELQIAE from the coding sequence ATGCATACAACAACAACTACAGCCCAACCCGCCCACGCCTTGCCTCAATCCACGCCTTCAGGCCGGTTTCGAAAGTCCATGGGGTTGAGCGCCCTGGTGCTCTTCGGCCTTGCCTACATGGTGCCACTGGCGGTGTTCACCACTTATGGCCTGGTCACCCAGATGACCAAAGGGCACTTGCCCACCGCCTACCTGCTGACGCTCGCCGCGATGCTGCTGACCGCCTACAGCTATGGCCGTATGGTGCAGGCGCACCCCTACTCCGGGTCCGTGTACACCTACACCCGCAAGGCCTTCGGTACCCACATCGGCTTCATCACCGGCTGGACGCTGCTGCTCGATTACATTTTCCTGCCGTTGCTCAGTTACCTGCTGATCGGCATCTACATGTCGGAATACTTCCCGGCCATCCACGCCTGGGTGTGGGTCGCCGGCTCCATCGCCCTGGTGACCTTTCTGAACCTGATTGGTATCGAGTCCATCACCCGGGTGAACTGGATTCTGGTCGTTGTCCAGCTGGTGTTCATCATCGTGTTCGTCGGCTTGTCCATCAGCAACCTGGCCGGCCAGTCGGCGCCGGTGTCACTGCTTGCCCCCTTCCACCACGAGGGCTTCAGCGTGCCGCTGATCATGACCGGCGCCGCCGTGCTGTGCCTGTCGTTTCTGGGCTTCGACGCGGTCTCGACCATGGCCGAGGAGACCAGCAACCCGACGTATCGCATCCCGATGGCGATCATGGCCGTGTCGCTGATCGGTGGCCTGCTGTTTCTGGTGGTGTCGTACTGCGCGCAGATGGTCTTCCCCGAGTGGAGCACCTTCGCCGACCCCGACTCAGCCTCGGTGGACGTGATGCGCCGGGTGGGCGGTGAGCTGCTAGTGACGGCGTTTACCGCCACCTACGTGGCCGGTTGCTTCGCCTCGGCCATGGTCTCCCAGGCCAGTGTGTCGCGGGTGCTGTTCGCCATGGGCCGCGATGGGGCGTTGCCACAGGTGTTCGGCCAGTTGGTGACGAAAAAGCGCGTACCGGCCGCCGCCATCATGCTGGTCAGCCTGCTCTCGCTGATCGCACTGTTCATCACCCTCGACACCGTCGCCAACATGATCAGCTTCGGTGCACTGTTCGCCTTTTCGGCCGTCAACCTGGCCGTGGTCAAGCACTACCTGGTCGACCAGAAGCTGCGCGGCACGCGCAACTGCCTGCTGTATGGCGTAGTACCGGGGCTGGGGTTTCTCAGCACGCTCTGGCTGTGGAGCAGCCTGTCGAGCCTGTCCTTCACCATCGGGCTGTGCTGGATGGGCGCGGGGTTCGTCTGCCTGCTTGGGCTGACCCGGGCGTTTCGGGTGAAACTGCCCGAGCTGCAGATAGCCGAGTAA
- a CDS encoding phosphoethanolamine transferase CptA yields MSAIKKTSTRKGVDWAGLGWLLLFFWYFSGVTQALLLFSGTTGFAGFRDALFLSSLWLAPVLLLPRLTRATAAVIGLVLWAASLVGLSYFGIYRQEFSQSVIFVMFESNTAEAGEYFSQYFSLWLGLALLLYTVVAVVLYQRVRPVTLPLRSRIPVVVLLLVANLVYPFYKQMVTQERNFADAAEKVQQRMEPAVPWQLLVGYKQYRQQLNNMQELLAQNAALPPLQNLRNSSGDAPRTLVLVLGESTTREHMHLYGYPRDTTPNLDALAASDKGLTVFSNVVSPRPYTIEVMQQILTFGDEQHPDRFLTDPSLINLMKQAGYKTFWITNQQTMTKRNTMLTTFSQQTDVPVYLNNQRNQNASQYDEVVLDPFEKALQDPAPNKFIIIHLLGTHMDYRYRYPKTYQHFTDRQGVPAKLSQSQAETYNFYDNAVRYNDHVVASLIKRYSASTPNGFLMYLSDHGEDVYSSGDHDRLGRNEGAPTRPMYTIPFLLWTSPSWQAAHPRDLQAMANRAYSSSHLIHTLSDLAGLSYDQYEPAKSVVSPQFVVVPRWIGDPYRNNGLREFDHLPQDKAERVQETASSAKAQPGNTLN; encoded by the coding sequence GTGTCAGCGATTAAAAAAACCTCCACGCGCAAAGGCGTGGACTGGGCCGGCCTGGGCTGGCTCCTGCTGTTCTTCTGGTACTTCTCCGGCGTTACCCAGGCGCTGCTGCTGTTCAGTGGCACCACCGGGTTTGCGGGTTTTCGCGATGCGCTGTTCCTCAGTAGCCTGTGGCTCGCCCCTGTGCTGCTGCTGCCGCGCCTGACCCGTGCCACTGCGGCGGTTATCGGCCTGGTGCTGTGGGCCGCCTCGCTGGTCGGCCTGAGCTACTTCGGCATCTATCGCCAGGAGTTCTCGCAAAGCGTCATCTTCGTGATGTTCGAGTCCAACACCGCCGAGGCCGGCGAATACTTCAGCCAGTACTTCAGCCTCTGGCTGGGCCTGGCGCTGCTGTTGTATACCGTGGTTGCCGTGGTGCTGTACCAGCGCGTGCGCCCAGTCACCCTGCCCTTGCGCAGCCGCATCCCGGTGGTTGTCCTGCTGCTGGTGGCCAACCTGGTCTACCCCTTCTACAAGCAGATGGTCACCCAGGAGCGCAACTTCGCCGACGCGGCCGAAAAAGTCCAGCAACGCATGGAACCTGCGGTGCCCTGGCAGTTGCTGGTCGGCTACAAGCAGTATCGCCAGCAACTGAACAACATGCAGGAGCTGCTAGCCCAGAACGCCGCCTTGCCGCCCTTGCAGAACCTGCGCAACAGCAGCGGTGACGCGCCACGCACGCTGGTCTTGGTGCTGGGCGAATCGACCACCCGTGAGCACATGCACCTGTACGGCTACCCGCGCGATACCACACCCAACCTCGATGCCCTGGCCGCCAGCGACAAGGGCCTGACCGTCTTCAGCAACGTGGTTTCGCCGCGCCCCTACACCATCGAAGTGATGCAGCAGATCCTCACCTTTGGTGACGAACAGCACCCGGACCGCTTCCTCACCGACCCATCGCTGATCAACCTGATGAAACAGGCAGGCTACAAGACCTTCTGGATCACCAACCAGCAGACGATGACCAAGCGCAATACGATGCTGACCACCTTCTCCCAGCAAACGGACGTACCGGTCTACCTGAACAATCAGCGCAACCAGAATGCCAGCCAGTACGACGAGGTGGTGCTGGACCCGTTCGAGAAAGCGTTGCAAGACCCTGCACCGAACAAGTTCATCATCATCCATCTGCTGGGCACGCACATGGATTACCGTTACCGCTACCCGAAAACCTACCAGCACTTCACCGACCGCCAGGGCGTGCCGGCCAAGCTGTCGCAGAGCCAGGCAGAAACCTATAACTTCTACGACAACGCGGTGCGCTACAACGACCACGTGGTCGCAAGCCTGATCAAACGTTATTCGGCAAGCACCCCCAACGGCTTCCTGATGTACCTCTCCGACCATGGCGAAGATGTCTACAGCTCTGGCGATCACGACCGCCTGGGGCGTAACGAAGGCGCGCCGACCCGGCCGATGTACACCATCCCCTTCCTGCTCTGGACCTCGCCAAGCTGGCAGGCGGCCCACCCGCGTGACCTGCAGGCCATGGCCAACCGTGCCTACAGCAGCTCGCACCTGATCCACACCCTGTCCGACCTCGCTGGGCTGAGCTATGACCAGTACGAGCCCGCCAAAAGCGTGGTGAGCCCGCAGTTCGTGGTGGTACCGCGCTGGATCGGTGACCCGTACCGCAACAACGGCCTGCGCGAGTTCGACCACCTGCCACAGGACAAGGCCGAACGCGTGCAAGAGACCGCCAGCAGTGCCAAGGCACAGCCGGGCAACACCCTGAACTAA
- a CDS encoding DUF2986 domain-containing protein, with the protein MNRRKKIKQLMQAHAKKASAKLAPKSKPKYISKADRLKLAEAAEAEATASQS; encoded by the coding sequence ATGAACCGTCGTAAAAAGATCAAACAGTTGATGCAGGCGCATGCCAAGAAAGCCAGCGCCAAGCTGGCGCCGAAAAGCAAGCCCAAGTACATCAGCAAAGCCGACCGGTTGAAGCTGGCCGAGGCTGCCGAGGCTGAAGCTACAGCCTCGCAGAGCTGA
- a CDS encoding DMT family transporter, with protein MSTNNNRAILELTFGGLMLSLSALTVAFAQIGAGGAGFYRMLFASILFYLLLKIRRTPVLLKGFKAQLYTALAGVFLAIDLALWHQSIYIVGPGIGSILTNCQVFFMTFLGFYLLKEKPSVNFLVSITLAFIGLYLLLMPEMGSALGMKGVIYGVLSGLAYAICVYFLKVNTQLPDGGGDKVAQMLNLSLWAALVLLGYALANGESLAIKDGQTWLMLVIYGVLVQFVGWLLVNRSIGAISLGLAGLILLLEPVITYFIDIAFLGKANSTLQVCGALLTIVAVYIGSVRPPKKADAALPEAT; from the coding sequence ATGTCGACCAACAACAACCGCGCCATCCTCGAACTGACGTTCGGTGGGTTGATGCTCAGCCTTTCTGCCTTGACCGTCGCATTCGCCCAGATCGGTGCCGGCGGCGCTGGCTTCTACCGGATGTTATTTGCCTCCATCCTGTTCTACCTGCTGCTCAAAATCCGCCGCACCCCGGTCTTGCTCAAGGGGTTCAAGGCGCAGCTGTACACGGCGCTTGCCGGCGTGTTCCTGGCCATCGACCTGGCGCTCTGGCACCAGAGCATCTACATCGTCGGCCCTGGCATCGGGTCGATCCTGACCAATTGCCAGGTGTTTTTCATGACCTTCCTGGGTTTTTACCTACTCAAGGAAAAACCCTCGGTCAACTTCCTCGTCTCGATCACCTTGGCCTTCATCGGGCTGTACCTGCTGCTGATGCCGGAAATGGGCAGTGCGCTGGGCATGAAGGGTGTCATCTACGGGGTGCTGTCTGGGTTGGCCTACGCGATTTGCGTGTATTTCCTCAAGGTCAACACCCAGTTGCCGGACGGCGGTGGCGACAAGGTCGCACAAATGCTCAACCTGAGCCTGTGGGCTGCACTGGTACTGCTGGGCTACGCCCTGGCCAACGGTGAAAGCCTGGCGATCAAGGATGGGCAAACCTGGCTGATGCTGGTGATCTATGGCGTGCTGGTGCAGTTCGTGGGCTGGCTGCTGGTCAACCGGTCGATTGGCGCGATCAGCCTGGGCCTGGCCGGTTTGATCCTGCTGCTGGAACCGGTGATCACTTACTTCATCGACATCGCGTTCCTCGGCAAGGCCAACTCGACGCTACAGGTGTGCGGCGCTTTACTGACCATTGTGGCGGTGTACATCGGCTCGGTCCGCCCCCCGAAAAAAGCCGACGCGGCCCTGCCCGAAGCCACCTGA
- a CDS encoding helix-turn-helix transcriptional regulator has protein sequence MLSKDFTTFRRIPEGGCELLTARYSNQAFGRHSHDRYAVGVISAGMERLYYRGRHDLGGPGSVVTISPGEIHDGLPAHEQGWMYRMLYVDPQWLNRTLLPKQASDFIHLFSTAFAEHPRLALTFAHHHQAIEVSQCALERESLLLELLPLLFASSGLCDATADASEKQAVQQVRHKLEEEYDQPVSLEHLASLVGLEPLYLIRVFKKSVGISPHSYQIQVRVAHAQRLLRAGVGIADAAIACGFFDQSHLNRAFKKVVGLTPGSFRSGYSQV, from the coding sequence GTGTTGAGCAAGGACTTCACTACGTTCAGGCGTATACCCGAAGGAGGGTGTGAACTCCTGACGGCGCGTTACAGCAACCAGGCGTTCGGGCGTCACTCGCATGACCGTTATGCCGTGGGCGTCATCAGCGCGGGCATGGAGCGCCTTTACTACCGCGGCCGCCATGACCTTGGCGGGCCGGGGAGTGTGGTCACCATCAGCCCCGGGGAGATCCACGACGGCTTACCCGCCCATGAGCAGGGCTGGATGTACCGCATGCTGTATGTGGACCCGCAATGGCTCAATCGCACCCTGCTACCGAAGCAGGCGAGTGATTTCATCCACCTGTTCAGCACGGCTTTTGCCGAACACCCGCGACTGGCCCTCACATTTGCGCATCATCATCAGGCGATCGAGGTTTCGCAGTGTGCGCTTGAGCGGGAAAGCCTGTTGCTGGAGCTGCTCCCTTTGCTGTTCGCGTCCAGCGGCCTGTGCGATGCAACGGCCGACGCCAGTGAGAAGCAGGCCGTACAGCAGGTGCGGCACAAGCTCGAAGAGGAATACGACCAGCCAGTCTCGCTGGAACATTTGGCCAGCCTGGTGGGCCTTGAGCCGTTGTATTTGATCCGGGTGTTCAAGAAGAGCGTGGGCATTTCGCCCCACAGTTACCAGATTCAGGTCAGGGTCGCCCACGCCCAGCGTCTGTTGCGCGCGGGCGTGGGCATTGCTGATGCCGCCATCGCGTGCGGGTTCTTCGACCAGAGCCACTTGAACCGGGCATTCAAGAAAGTGGTGGGGCTCACGCCGGGCAGTTTTCGTAGCGGGTATTCGCAGGTTTGA
- a CDS encoding response regulator transcription factor has protein sequence MSRDRLVSEQWFEHIAKVTDTIGQPGFAATLFGALGVIRPIQATTVYLYPHDGMPCALFEQHDKAPWLPEGNVSRYLSGFYLLDPFYGACVEQVESGCYGLFDVAPDHFEVSEYYQSFYRHSHLEDELNYILQIAPGQSLAVSLAFTDKLDAPSRDLFGRITPWVLAVLNKHFAGLGSHGGRFENVLEQRIHAALNNFGSSLLTERECRIAQLILRGHSTKSLAERLGVSEDTIKSHRKHVYAKLDIGTQSELFSLFIDALANAQGVLGKDPLESYMGKLR, from the coding sequence GTGAGCAGAGATCGATTGGTTTCAGAACAGTGGTTCGAGCACATTGCCAAGGTGACCGACACGATTGGCCAGCCGGGCTTTGCCGCCACCTTGTTCGGTGCGCTTGGGGTCATTCGGCCCATCCAGGCCACTACGGTCTACCTCTACCCCCATGACGGCATGCCGTGCGCGCTGTTCGAGCAGCACGACAAAGCGCCCTGGCTGCCAGAAGGCAACGTCAGCCGCTACCTCTCCGGGTTCTATCTGCTCGACCCTTTTTATGGGGCCTGCGTGGAGCAGGTCGAGTCTGGCTGCTATGGCTTGTTCGATGTGGCGCCTGACCACTTCGAAGTGAGTGAGTACTACCAGTCGTTCTACCGCCATTCGCACCTGGAGGATGAGCTCAACTACATCCTGCAGATCGCGCCTGGCCAGAGCCTGGCGGTGTCGCTGGCCTTCACCGACAAATTGGATGCACCAAGCCGTGACCTGTTCGGGCGCATCACGCCCTGGGTGCTGGCGGTGCTCAACAAGCACTTTGCCGGGCTGGGCAGCCACGGTGGGCGTTTCGAAAACGTTCTGGAGCAGCGCATCCATGCCGCGCTCAACAACTTTGGCAGCTCGTTGCTGACCGAGCGCGAATGCCGCATCGCCCAGCTCATCTTGCGTGGCCACTCGACCAAGTCCCTGGCCGAGCGCCTTGGGGTTTCGGAAGACACCATCAAGTCCCACCGCAAGCATGTCTACGCCAAGCTCGACATCGGCACGCAGTCCGAACTGTTCTCCTTGTTCATCGACGCGCTGGCCAATGCCCAGGGCGTGCTGGGCAAGGACCCGCTGGAAAGCTACATGGGCAAGCTGCGCTGA
- a CDS encoding biliverdin-producing heme oxygenase, with amino-acid sequence MTAPATRVTEPGRCARLKASSSRDHDRVDELVMAARPFEDLERYARFLQVQHHFHGSLTALYRDEQLNQRLPGLVQLSRFDAVETDLRDLGLALPCLPQQVSASPAQALGWLYCSEGSNLGAAFLFKQTQRLGLDGNQGARHLAPHPEGRGLHWREFVAKLDGLVLEEEEEAEVVAGVIAAFDSYRRHLRAVFVAGGG; translated from the coding sequence ATGACTGCACCCGCCACGCGCGTCACCGAGCCCGGCCGCTGCGCGCGCCTGAAAGCCTCCAGCAGCCGCGACCATGACCGTGTCGATGAACTGGTCATGGCCGCACGCCCCTTCGAGGACCTTGAGCGCTATGCCCGCTTCCTGCAGGTGCAACACCATTTCCATGGCAGCCTGACGGCGCTGTACCGCGACGAGCAACTCAACCAACGCCTGCCGGGGCTGGTGCAGCTGTCACGCTTCGATGCGGTCGAAACCGATTTACGAGACCTTGGCCTGGCGCTGCCCTGCCTACCGCAGCAGGTCAGTGCCAGCCCTGCCCAGGCACTGGGCTGGCTGTACTGCAGCGAAGGGTCGAACCTGGGGGCGGCGTTCTTGTTCAAACAGACCCAGCGTCTGGGGCTGGACGGTAATCAGGGCGCTCGGCACCTGGCCCCGCATCCCGAGGGCCGCGGCCTGCACTGGCGGGAGTTTGTCGCCAAGCTTGATGGGCTGGTGCTGGAGGAGGAAGAGGAAGCGGAGGTGGTTGCCGGGGTTATTGCGGCGTTTGACAGTTATCGGCGGCATTTGCGGGCTGTGTTTGTGGCGGGTGGGGGTTGA
- a CDS encoding GNAT family N-acetyltransferase, protein MSAPQFRNPVPADAERCYAIEIGAYEGDEAATLEKIRTRIAQYPEGFLILEAEGEIVGFINSGCAHEVVMSDEAFKELVGHDPAAPNVVIMSVVVDPAHQGKGYAKRLMNAFIQRMKAQGKQTIHLMCKEQHVALYRKLGYAYVQPSPSDHGGMAWHEMLMTL, encoded by the coding sequence ATGAGCGCCCCCCAGTTCCGCAACCCCGTGCCCGCAGACGCTGAACGCTGCTACGCGATCGAAATCGGCGCCTATGAAGGGGATGAAGCGGCAACCCTGGAAAAAATCCGCACCCGCATCGCGCAGTACCCGGAGGGCTTCCTGATACTCGAAGCCGAGGGCGAGATCGTCGGCTTCATCAACAGTGGCTGTGCGCATGAAGTGGTCATGTCCGACGAAGCCTTCAAGGAGCTGGTCGGCCATGACCCGGCGGCGCCGAACGTGGTGATCATGTCGGTGGTGGTCGACCCTGCACACCAGGGCAAAGGCTACGCGAAGCGGCTGATGAACGCGTTCATTCAGCGCATGAAGGCGCAGGGCAAGCAGACCATCCACCTGATGTGCAAAGAGCAGCATGTCGCGCTGTACCGCAAGCTGGGTTACGCCTACGTGCAGCCGTCGCCGTCCGACCACGGTGGCATGGCCTGGCACGAAATGCTCATGACCCTCTGA